The following proteins are encoded in a genomic region of Pseudorca crassidens isolate mPseCra1 chromosome 5, mPseCra1.hap1, whole genome shotgun sequence:
- the TMEM41A gene encoding transmembrane protein 41A yields the protein MRPVLGLLLVFAGCTFALYLLSTRLPRGSTLGTDKEAGDRSLWFPSDLAELRELSEVLQEYRKEHQAYVFLLFCSAYLYKQGFAIPGSSFLNVLAGALFGPWLGLLLCCVLTSVGATCCYLLSSVFGKQLVVSYFPDRVALLQRKVEENRNSLFFFLLFLRLFPMTPNWFLNLSAPILNIPIVQFFFSVLIGLIPYNFICVQTGSILSTLTSLDALFSWETAFKLLAIALVALVPGTLIKKFSQKDLHLNETSNAHHLNSRKYT from the exons ATGCGCCCCGTGCTCGGCCTCCTCCTGGTCTTTGCCGGCTGCACCTTCGCCCTGTACTTGCTGTCGACGCGACTGCCCCGCGGGTCGACACTGGGCACAGATAAGGAGGCTGGAGACAG GTCACTGTGGTTCCCCTCGGACCTGGCCGAGCTGCGGGAACTCTCTGAGGTCCTTCAAGAGTACCGGAAGGAGCATCAGGCCTACGTGTTCCTGCTTTTCTGCAGTGCCTACCTCTACAAACAGGGCTTTGCCATCCCTGGCTCCAGCTTCCTG AATGTTTTAGCCGGTGCTTTGTTTGGGCCATGGCTGGGGCTTCTGCTGTGCTGTGTGCTGACCTCGGTGGGTGCCACATGCTGCTACCTGCTCTCCAGTGTTTTTGGCAAACAGCTGGTGGTCTCCTATTTTCCTGACAGAGTGGCCCTGCTGCAGAGGAAG GTGGAGGAGAACAGAAAcagcttgttttttttcttactgtttttgaGACTTTTCCCCATGACGCCAAACTGGTTCTTGAACCTCTCGGCCCCAATTCTGAACATCCCCATCGTGcagtttttcttctctgttcttatCG GTTTGATTCCATATAATTTCATCTGTGTGCAGACGGGCTCCATCCTGTCAACCCTGACTTCTCTGGATGCTCTTTTCTCCTGGGAAACTGCCTTTAAGCTGTTGGCCATTGCCCTGGTGGCCTTAGTTCCTGGGACCCTCATTAAAAAATTTAGTCAGAAGGACCTACATTTGAATGAAACGAGCAACGCTCATCATCTAAATAGTAGAAAGTACACCTGA